From Negativicutes bacterium:
GGATGAATGAAGCTGGTCTGAATGCGAATTGGCTGAGAGCGGATTTGATGCATCAATCCACCCGGCTGTTTGCCAAAAATGTGTTGAATCACATGCGGGAAAGGCTCGTGAAATATCAGGAACACTATGGCGCTCTCTTTAACCTGGAAGCGACGCCGGCAGAATCCACAACCTACCGGCTTGCCAGGCACGACAGGAAGCAATATCCCAATATTATAACTGCCGCAAAACCCGGTGATCCCCCCTATTATACGAACAGTTCTCATCTTCCGGTTGGCGCTACGGACGATCTGTTCGAGGCATTGGAATTGCAGGATGAACTACAGGTCCTGTATACGTCCGGGACTGTCTTCCACGCTTTTCTCGGCGAAAAGCTGCCCGACTGGCATTCGGCAGCTGCGCTTGTTTGCAAGATAGCCGAGCACAGCAAATTACCGTATTATACGATATCGCCAACCTATTCCGTATGCAAAACGCACGGTTACCTCACTGGTGAGCACTTCAGTTGTCCGGAATGCGGCGCTGAAACCGAGGTTTATAGCCGCATAACAGGTTATTACCGCCCTGTTAAAAATTGGAATGAAGGAAAATCACAGGAGTTTAAGGATCGTAAAGCATACCGTGTTGGGAAACCTGTTTTGTCACAGGCGAATCTGACACTGCCGCCGGAAAAGGAATTATTCTTATTCACAACTTCCGCTTGCGTAAACTGCCAAATGGCCAAAAAAGCTTTGACTGCGGCTCATATTTCTTACAGCGTAATGGATGCGAGTGAACATCAGGACTTGATCGAAAAATATAACGTCTTTCAGGCGCCGACGCTTGTGGTTGTTGCGGAGGAGAATGTGGAAAAGTTTACCGGTTTGGCCGGCGTAGAGGAGTATATTCATAATCGAAATTGAGCAAGAGGGTTTGTTTTGTGGCTTTTACGGCGTCATCTCCTGACTTTCCGCCGGATCAGACCGTACGGTCAAAACATTATCGCTGATTTTCTCGGACGGGCAGCTGGGTATGGCAGCACTTGCCTGAAAACAACGGAAAATATTTATCAATGAGCAACACCCCGATGGTCAGACAGTAAGCTCTGCCGCAGGATCAAGGGGTGTTGTTTTTTTCAAAACAAATTGGAACCCGGGGAAACGCGCCGGCGGCCTGCCGTTTCAGCATTGCCCACCAGCTGAAACGATTCAGGCAGGCGATTGTTGTGATCCGGCGCTCCTGATAAGCCTGGCACGCTGAAGGGGTCGGTTTGTCGTGGGCAGAGGAAGCAAAAGCAGCGCTGACCGGCAGAAACAGGCGTATTTTCTGAAAAATTCGAAATTCAGTGGGTATTTTTATATTATTTATTTGGCAAATTGCGTCAGCGCAGCAAATTGACCTGGCGTTAAGTCACAGCCATAAAAGAGCCGGTAGTATTCTGCGGCTTTTTCATAGAGATCATAATTTGTTGCTTCGGGATAAAGCAGGTCGGTCAGCCAGAGCATTCCCATGAATAGATTGGCGGAGGGAGGATCACCCAGCCAATTGTAGGGACCGTGGGGAACTTCGTAATAATGACCGGAGGCAATGGCTTGCAGCTGCTGCCAGGCGGCATCCTGACCGACTGACGAATAGATGCTGCCCGGCGCAAAGAGAATGACTTCGGGATCCCATAACAGCAGTTGTTCCAGATCCACTTCGTTGCCGCTGCCTTTGAAGGAAGGAGAGGCAACCACTGCCAGGTTATTGCCCACCAGATCGATTACTTCGGCATGAAACGAGGTATTGGCAATGACATTGAGTCCGGAGTCACCCAGGCAATAGAGCAAGGAAGTTTTTGGCTGATCGGCCAAAATTCCATGGATGGTGGACAGCGTTTCTTCACAGAAAACCGCCAATTTTTCCGCTCGTTCTTCCCTGCCCAGCAGTTTGCCTAAGGTGCGGTAGGCTTGCGCCATGGTTTTTGTGGTGGCTTCAATATGGATGGTGGGGATGCCAATCTGCTCTTGGATGCCGTCCATGTCTTCCACGATCGTTTTCTTGGACTCGCCGATATCAATGATCACCTGAGGATCGGCAGCAGCGACTGCTTCCGGATCTAAGGTGTTCACCCCGTAAAACTGGCCGAGCACCGGCAGTTGCTCGTATTTTGTGTCGATGAATTGCCCGGCTTCGGGTGCCCATTCATCGGCTAAACCAACCAGCAGATCCGGGCAAATGGCGAACAGGACAATTTGCGCCATCAGACCGGAGGCGGCTACCCGGGTAATTTCCGCAGGCAGCTCTACGGACCGTTTGCTGGAATCGATGAAATTGACCGATTTTTCGGCCTTTTTTGTATTTGGCGCCAAAGGATTGCAGCCGGTCAGCAACAGGCAAATCACCAATAGCAGAGTAAATAATTTTTTTCTTTGCAAAATGGATCTTCTCCTTTAATTGAATTTTGGGACGCAAATACGTACCTGATCATTTTGGAAACTTTCCACGGAAACCCGGACGCCGTAGAGCCGCTCCAACAATTCGGCTGTGATCACTTGCCGGGCAGGTCCTTCCGCAATAATTTTGCCCTTTTGCAGTGCAATCACCCGATGCGCATAAGTGAGAGCGTAATCGGGATTATGTGTTGAAAACAGAACGGTATAGCTAGCTTCTGTTAACGCTTGAATTTGGCGCAGGACATGCAGCGCATTGCCGTAATCCAGACTGGCGGTTGGCTCATCCATGATCAATATTTTTGCTCCCTGCGCCAGGGCACGGGCAATCAGGACCAATTGCGCTTCGCCGCCGCTGATCTGTTCAAAGCCGCGTTCCGCCAAGGGCAGGATATTCAGCTTTTGCAAAGCGGCGGTCGCCTGCCGCATTTGTTGGACTCCCGGCGCATGCAGCAGTCCCACCTGCGCCGTCGTACCCATCAGGACCATATCAATGACACTGAAGTTGAAGGTCTGGCTGTGCGATTGCGGAATATAGGCGATTTCCGCCGCCAGTTCCCGGGCACTCAGAGCAGCTGCCTCCCTGCCGTTAATCTGAATTGAACCATGATAGCGGAGCAGTCCCAGCATGCAGCGGAATAAGGTGCTCTTGCCGGCGCCATTGGGGCCCAACACCGCCAGTAATTCACCGGGCAGGGCAGTAAAACCAATTTGCTGCAGCACCGGTATTTGGCCGTAACGGCAGCTTAAATCCCGGACGAGAATACTCATAGCTGTTCTCCCTTTTTGGTGATCAGAAAGAGGAAGAAGGGAGCGCCGATCAGAGCCGTAAGAATGCCGATGGGAATCTCAACGGCCAGTAAATTACGGGAGACATTATCCACCAACAGCAAAAACAAGGCGCCAAAGAGCATGGCAACCGGCATCAGAGCCTGATAATTGCTGCCAACCAGGCGCCGGGAGAGATGCGGGATGACCAGACCGACCCAACCAATCATACCGCTGACGGAGACCGCCGCGGCAGTGATCAGGGTAGAAGCTAGAATCACCAGCAAACGCAGCCTTTTGGCATCGATCCCCATGGTGCGGGCTTGCTCATCGCCCAAGGTCAGAATATTGATCCGCCAACGCAGCAGCAGCAAAATCAAAAGACCGACAAGCATCGGAATGGTCACAAAGAGCAAATCATCGGCTTTGATTCCGGCCAGACTGCCCATCAGCCAGTAAGTGATGGCAGGCAGCTGATCGGTGGGATCCGCCACCAGCTTGAGAAAGGAAGTGCCGGCGGAAAAGAGGGAGCTGACCATGATCCCGGCTAAAATCAGGCTTAAAACGCGGCTGCCTCTGGCGCGCAGGCTGATCAGCCAAACCAGGACTACCGTGAGCAAGCTGAAGCAAAAGGCGCTCAGCATAATCAGACGGCTGCCGGCGCCCAATAGAATAGCCAGAGCGGCGCCGAAGGCGGCTCCGGCTGTGGCGCCCAGAATATCCGGGGAGGCCATGGGGTTTTGGAAGACGCCCTGGTAGGCGGCTCCGGCAGCGGAAAGAGAGCATCCCACCAGACAGGCGGCT
This genomic window contains:
- a CDS encoding ABC transporter substrate-binding protein, encoding MQRKKLFTLLLVICLLLTGCNPLAPNTKKAEKSVNFIDSSKRSVELPAEITRVAASGLMAQIVLFAICPDLLVGLADEWAPEAGQFIDTKYEQLPVLGQFYGVNTLDPEAVAAADPQVIIDIGESKKTIVEDMDGIQEQIGIPTIHIEATTKTMAQAYRTLGKLLGREERAEKLAVFCEETLSTIHGILADQPKTSLLYCLGDSGLNVIANTSFHAEVIDLVGNNLAVVASPSFKGSGNEVDLEQLLLWDPEVILFAPGSIYSSVGQDAAWQQLQAIASGHYYEVPHGPYNWLGDPPSANLFMGMLWLTDLLYPEATNYDLYEKAAEYYRLFYGCDLTPGQFAALTQFAK
- a CDS encoding ABC transporter ATP-binding protein, yielding MSILVRDLSCRYGQIPVLQQIGFTALPGELLAVLGPNGAGKSTLFRCMLGLLRYHGSIQINGREAAALSARELAAEIAYIPQSHSQTFNFSVIDMVLMGTTAQVGLLHAPGVQQMRQATAALQKLNILPLAERGFEQISGGEAQLVLIARALAQGAKILIMDEPTASLDYGNALHVLRQIQALTEASYTVLFSTHNPDYALTYAHRVIALQKGKIIAEGPARQVITAELLERLYGVRVSVESFQNDQVRICVPKFN
- a CDS encoding iron ABC transporter permease, which gives rise to MKTQSKVSHLNRIILILSLLLLLLISVSFLLGRYPVPLPELLGILASRIFPIAPFWTERMESIVFNVRLPRILAACLVGCSLSAAGAAYQGVFQNPMASPDILGATAGAAFGAALAILLGAGSRLIMLSAFCFSLLTVVLVWLISLRARGSRVLSLILAGIMVSSLFSAGTSFLKLVADPTDQLPAITYWLMGSLAGIKADDLLFVTIPMLVGLLILLLLRWRINILTLGDEQARTMGIDAKRLRLLVILASTLITAAAVSVSGMIGWVGLVIPHLSRRLVGSNYQALMPVAMLFGALFLLLVDNVSRNLLAVEIPIGILTALIGAPFFLFLITKKGEQL